The Cyprinus carpio isolate SPL01 chromosome B17, ASM1834038v1, whole genome shotgun sequence genome has a window encoding:
- the hectd1 gene encoding E3 ubiquitin-protein ligase HECTD1 isoform X3, producing the protein MADVDPDTLLEWLQMGQGDERDMQLIALEQLCMLLLMSDNVDRCFETCPPRTFLPALCKIFLDESAPDNVLEVTARAITYYLDVSAECTRRIVGVDGAIKALCNRLVVVELNNRTSRDLAEQCVKVLELICTRESGAVFEAGGLNCVLSFIRDSGHLVHKDTLHSAMAVVSRLCSKMEPQDSSLETCVESLSSLLKHEDHQVSDGALRCFASLADRFTRRGVDPAPLAKHGLTEELLSRMAAAGGTASGPSSTCKPGRTSSGATPSAADSKLSNQVSTIVSLLSTLCRGSPLVTHDLLRSELPDSMESALQGDERCVLDTMRLVDLLLVLLFEGRKALPKSTAGSTGRIPGLRRLDSSGERSHRQLIDCIRSKDTDALIDAIDTGAFEVNFMDDVGQTLLNWASAFGTQEMVEFLCERGADVNRGQRSSSLHYAACFGRPQVAKTLLRHGANPDLRDEDGKTPLDKARERGHSEVVAILQSPGDWMCPVNKGDDKKKKDVNKEEEEGSEPKGDPEMAPIYLKRLLPVFAQTFQQTMLPSIRKASLALIRKMVHYSSEVLLKEVCDSDAGHNLPTVLVEITATVLDQEDDDDGHLLALQIIRDLVDKGGDVFLDQLARLGVINKVSTLAGPTSDDENEEEAKPEKYDEPQEDAKEIQQGKPYHWRDWSIIRGRDCLYIWSDAAALELSNGSNGWFRFILDGKLATMYSSGSPEGGSDSSESRSEFLEKLQRARSQVKPVTASQPILSTQGPTKLTVGNWSLTCLKEGEIAIHNSDGQQATILKEDLPGFVFESNRGTKHSFTAETSLGSEFVTGWTGKRGRKLKSKLEKTKQKVKTMARDLYDDHFKAVESMPRGVVVTLRNIATQLESAWELHTNRQCIEGENTWRDLMKTALENLIVVLKDENTISPYEMCSSGLVQALFTVLSNSVELDMKHDCKPLMERINVFKTAFTENEDDESRPAVALIRKLIAVLESIERLPLHLYDTPGSTYNLQILTRRLRFRLERAPGETALIDRTGRMLKMEPLATVESLEQYLLKMVAKQWYDFDRSSFIFVRKLREGQSFIFRHQHDFDENGIVYWIGTNAKTAYEWVNPAAYGLVVVTSSEGRNLPYGRLEDILSRDSSALNCHTNDDKNAWFAIDLGLWVIPSAYTLRHARGYGRSALRNWVFQVSKDGQNWMTLYTHVDDSSLNEPGSTATWPLDPSKDEKQGWRHIRIKQMGKNASGQTHYLSLSGLEIYGTVTGVCEDQLGKAVKEAEANLRRQRRLFRSQVMKYIVPGARVVRGIDWKWRDQDGNPAGEGTVTGEAHNGWIDVTWDAGGSNSYRMGMPQSWSSLVKNNCPDKGGSSSTAGASSSSRKGSSSSVCSVASSSDISLSSTRVERRVESLLEQGIGIVGGPPGAEGQEPIVVLSTAEAGSASSTSTLTADTGSESGDRKTPAPDGTSRQSAESTAISMGIVSVSSPDVSSVSESSSKDAASQRPLCSATSARLSVSSLLAAGAPMSSSASVPNLSSREASLMESFVRRAPNMSRTNATNNMNLSRSSSDNNTNTLGRNVMSTATSPLMGAQSFPNLTTTGTTSTVTMSTSIVTSSNNVATATTGLSVGQLLSNTLTTSLTSTSSESDTGQEAEFSLYDFLDSCRANTLLAELDDEEDLPEPDDDDDENEDDNQEEQEYEEVLVRSRVNLGYHVHIHREEEEYETKGGRRRTWDDDFVLKRQFSALVPAFDPRPGRTNVQQTTDLEIPQPGTPRSEVQEEVECTPSPHLALILKVAGLGTTREVELPLNNYKSTIFYYVQKLLQLSCNGAIKPDKLRRIWEPTYTIMYRELKDSDKERENGKMGCWSVEHVEQYLGTDELPKNDLITYMQKNADSTFLRHWKLTGSNKSVRKNRNCSQLIAAYKDFCERGCRSSGLSSGTLSATQSCDILSAAREQAQAKAGSGQSACSVEDVLQLLRILFTIGGEPSSGRTLQEDVEELQFNASPEEFTSKKITTKILQQIEEPLALASGALPDWCEQLTSKCPFLIPFETRQLYFTCTAFGASRAIVWLQNRREATMERSRPPTTVRRDDPGEFRVGRLKHERVKVPRGESMMEWAESVMQIHADRKSVLEVEFQGEEGTGLGPTLEFYALVAAEFQRTSLGIWLCDDDFPDDESRQVDLGGGLKPPGYYVQRSCGLFPAPFPQDSDELERITKLFLFLGIFLAKCIQDNRLVDLPISQPFFKLLCMGDIKSNMSKLLHQTRVESDCHFSEIQSEASTEEGQDTYSVGSFDEDSKSEFILDPPKPKPPAWYHGILTWEDFELVNPHRAQFLKELKALSVKRRQILGNKSLSEDEKNTRLQDLMLKNPMGSGPPLSVEDLGLNFQFCPSSKVHGFSSVDLKPNGEDEMVTMENAEEYVELMFDFCMHTGIQKQMEAFREGFNRVFPMEKLSSFSHKEVQMILCGNQSPSWTAEDIVNYTEPKLGYTRDSPGFVRFVRVLCGMSSDERKAFLQFTTGCSTLPPGGLANLHPRLTVVRKVDATDSSYPSVNTCVHYLKLPEYSSEEIMRDRLLAATMEKGFHLN; encoded by the exons ATGGCAGACGTGGACCCGGACACATTGCTGGAGTGGCTGCAGATGGGACAGGGTGATGAGAGGGATATGCAGCTCATCGCCCTGGAGCAGCTCTGCATGCTGTTGCTCATGTCAGACAACGTTGACCGCTGCTTCGAAAC GTGTCCTCCACGGACGTTTCTCCCAGCTCTGTGTAAGATCTTCCTGGATGAGAGCGCACCAGATAATGTGCTGGAAGTGACAGCCAGGGCCATCACCTACTACCTGGACGTGTCCGCTGAATGCACCCGCAGGATTGTGGGAGTAGATGGAGCCATCAAAGCCCTGTGTAACCGGCTGGTGGTGGTGGAGCTCAACAACAGGACCAGCAGAGATCTGGCTGAACAGTGTGTAAAG GTTCTGGAGCTGATCTGCACACGGGAGTCTGGAGCTGTATTTGAAGCAGGTGGATTGAACTGTGTGCTGAGCTTCATTAGGGACAGCGGTCATCTTGTGCACAAGGACACATTGCACTCTGCCATGGCAGTAGTTTCTCGCCTCTGTAGCAAGATGGAGCCACAAGACTCTTCCCTAGAGACATGCGTGGAGTCCCTCTCTAGTCTGCTGAAACATGAAGACCACCAG GTGTCTGACGGAGCTCTGCGTTGCTTTGCTTCACTGGCGGACCGGTTTACAAGGCGTGGAGTTGATCCAGCCCCATTAGCTAAGCATGGACTAACAGAAGAGCTGCTGTCCCGTATGGCTGCAGCAGGAGGGACGGCATCTGGACCCTCCTCCACCTGCAAGCCTGGCAGGACCTCTAGTGGAGCCACTCCATCTGCTGCAGACTCTAAACTGAGCAACCAAGTGTCCACCATTGTTAGCCTTCTGTCCACACTGTGCAGAGGCTCACCACTTGTCACACAT GATCTTCTGCGCTCAGAGCTGCCTGACTCTATGGAGAGTGCTCTGCAGGGGGATGAGCGCTGCGTGCTGGACACCATGCGGCTGGTGGACTTACTGCTGGTGCTGCTCTTTGAGGGACGCAAGGCTTTGCCCAAATCTACAGCTGGTTCTACCGGCCGTATCCCTGGTCTGCGGCGTCTCGACAGCTCCGGGGAACGCTCCCACCGACAGCTTATTGACTGTATACGCAGCAAAGACACCGATGCTCTCATTGATGCCATTGACACCGGTG CATTTGAAGTGAATTTCATGGATGATGTAGGACAGACTCTCTTGAACTGGGCATCTGCATTTGGAACACAAGAGATG GTGGAGTTCCTCTGCGAGAGAGGTGCTGATGTCAATAGAGGCCAGAGGTCATCCTCTCTGCACTATGCTGCCTGTTTTGGCAGGCCACAAGTAGCAAAG ACTTTACTGCGCCATGGGGCCAACCCTGACCTGAGAGATGAAGATGGGAAAACTCCGTTAGACAAAGCTAGAGAGAGAGGACACAGCGAGGTTGTAGCAATTCTCCAGTCTCCTG GAGACTGGATGTGTCCTGTCAACAAGGGTGATGACAAGAAAAAGAAGGACGTTaataaagaagaggaagagggCAGTGAGCCGAAAGGTGACCCTGAGATGGCCCCTATCTACCTGAAAAGGCTGCTCCCAGTATTTGCACAGACCTTTCAGCAAACCATGCTGCCTTCAATAAG GAAAGCTAGTTTGGCTCTGATCAGAAAGATGGTGCACTACAGTTCTGAAGTTCTACTTAAGGAAGTGTGTGACTCTGATGCTGGACACAACTTGCCCACTGTACTTGTGGAAATCACTGCGACTGTGCTGGATCAGGAG gatgatgatgatggtcaCCTGCTGGCACTGCAGATCATTAGGGATCTAGTGGATAAGGGAGGTGACGTGTTCTTAGATCAGCTTGCCAGGCTGGGTGTCATTAATAAGGTGTCCACTCTGGCAGGACCCACATCAGATGATGAAAATGAGGAAGAGGCCAAACCTGAGAAG tatgaTGAACCACAAGAGGATGCCAAAGAGATCCAGCAGGGGAAGCCTTACCACTGGAGAGACTGGTCCATCATCAGAGGCAGGGACTGTCTTTATATCTGGAGTGATGCAGCTGCTTTAGAGCTTTCCAATGGCAGCAATGGTTGGTTTCGCTTCATCCTGGATGGTAAACTGGCCACCATGTACTCCAGTGGAAGCCCAGAGGGTGGCTCCGACAGCTCAG AGAGCAGAAGTGAATTTTTGGAGAAGCTGCAGCGTGCCAGAAGTCAGGTGAAACCGGTGACAGCCAGTCAGCCCATCCTCTCCACACAGGGTCCCACCAAACTCACTGTGGGGAACTGGTCTCTAACTTGTCTGAAAGAGGGTGAGATTGCCATCCATAACTCAGATGGCCAGCAGGCCACCATCCTCAAAGAGGACCTACCAGGCTTTGTGTTTGAGTCAAACCGAGGCACTAAGCACTCTTTCACTGCAGAAACCTCTCTGG GGTCTGAGTTTGTTACTGGCTGGACTGGTAAGCGAGGAAGAAAGCTCAAATCCaaattggaaaaaacaaaacaaaag GTAAAAACCATGGCCAGAGATCTGTATGACGATCACTTCAAGGCTGTGGAGAGTATGCCGAGAGGTGTAGTGGTCACTCTAAGAAACATCGCCACACAGCTAGAGTCTGCTTGGGAGCTACATACTAACAGACAG TGCATTGAAGGTGAAAACACATGGCGAGACCTCATGAAAACAGCTCTGGAGAATTTAATAGTTGTACTCAAAGATGAGAACACCATTtctccatatgaaatgtgcagcAGTGGCCTCGTGCAAGCACTTTTTACTGTGCTCAGCAAT AGTGTGGAGCTAGACATGAAACATGATTGTAAGCCTCTGATGGAAAGAATAAATGTGTTCAAGACTGCATTTACTGAAAATGAAGATGACGAAAG CCGACCAGCAGTTGCCTTAATCCGCAAACTGATAGCAGTGTTGGAGTCAATAGAGCGGCTGCCTCTCCACTTATATGATACACCAGGCTCAACATATAATTTACAG ATACTGACAAGGAGGCTACGCTTCCGCTTGGAGCGTGCTCCAGGTGAGACGGCCCTAATTGACCGAACTGGTAGAATGCTAAAGATGGAGCCGCTGGCCACTGTTGAGTCACTGGAGCAGTATCTGCTCAAGATG GTGGCCAAGCAGTGGTATGACTTTGACAGGTCCTCATTCATCTTTGTTAGGAAGCTCAGAGAGGGTCAGAGCTTCATCTTCAGGCACCAGCATGACTTTGACGAGAATGGAATTGTGTACTGGATTGGCACCAATGCGAA GACCGCATATGAATGGGTGAACCCTGCTGCTTATGGATTAGTGGTTGTGACTTCCTCCGAGGGCAGAAACTTGCCTTACGGCCGACTTGAAGACATCCTGAGCAGAGACAGCTCTGCCCTCAATTGTCACACCAACGATGACAAAAACGCTTGGTTTGCCATTGATCTTGGTCTATGGGTCATCCCCTCTGCATACACACTTCGCCACGCTCGTGGATACGGTCGATCCGCCCTCCGGAATTGGGTATTTCAAGTGTCCAAAGATGGTCAGAACTGGATGACGCTCTACACTCATGTGGATGACAGCTCTCTCAATGAACCGGG GTCAACAGCCACATGGCCTCTGGATCCATCCAAAGATGAGAAGCAGGGCTGGAGACACATTCGTATTAAACAGATGGGGAAGAATGCCAGCGGACAGACACACTATCTCTCCCTCTCTGGTCTAGAGATCTATGGCACTGTTACTGGTGTCTGTGAGGACCAGCTGG GTAAAGCAGTGAAGGAGGCAGAGGCCAACCTGAGAAGGCAGCGCCGGCTCTTTCGCTCTCAGGTGATGAAGTACATTGTACCAGGGGCACGGGTGGTGCGCGGTATAGACTGGAAGTGGAGGGACCAGGATGGCAATCCTGCTGGAGAGGGCACTGTGACCGGAGAGGCTCATAATG GCTGGATTGATGTCACCTGGGATGCCGGTGGCTCAAACTCGTATCGTATGG GAATGCCGCAGTCCTGGAGCAGCCTGGTGAAAAATAACTGTCCAGACAAGGGTGGCTCATCCTCCACAGCGGGGGCCAGTTCCTCTAGCCGCAAGGGTAGTAGCAGTTCGGTGTGTAGCGTGGCCAGCAGCAGCGATATAAGCCTCAGCTCCACCCGAGTGGAGCGCAGAGTCGAGAGCCTGTTGGAGCAGGGAATAGGCATCGTCGGAGGGCCCCCAGGGGCGGAGGGCCAAGAACCGATAGTTGTGCTTTCCACAGCCGAAGCAGGCTCCGCCTCCAGCACCAGCACGCTAACTGCAGACACAGGAAGTGAAAGTGGCGACCGTAAAACTCCAGCACCCGATGGCACTTCAAGACAGTCGGCCGAGTCGACGGCCATCTCTATGGGAATCGTGAGTGTGAGCTCGCCAGACGTCAGCTCTGTTTCCGAGTCATCTAGCAAGGACGCTGCATCCCAGAGGCCCTTGTGCTCCGCCACCAGTGCGCGGCTCTCCGTTAGTTCACTTTTGGCAGCTGGAGCGCCTATGAGCTCCAGTGCCAGTGTCCCCAACTTGTCCTCTCGAGAGGCCAGCCTGATGGAGTCATTTGTTCGCAGAGCACCCAACATGTCTCGCACCAATGCCACCAACAACATGAACCTGAGCCGTAGCAGCAGCGACAACAACACTAACACGCTGGGACGCAATGTAATGAGCACTGCCA CTTCTCCTCTCATGGGTGCGCAGAGCTTTCCTAACCTTACAACCACTGGTACCACCTCAACTGTTACAATGTCCACCTCCATAGTAACCAGCAGTAATAATGTAGCCACGGCAACTACAGGTTTGTCCGTCGGCCAGTTGCTCAGTAACACGCTGACGACCAGTCTGACCTCTACATCTAGTGAAAGTGACACAGGTCAGGAGGCTGAGTTTTCCCTCTATG ACTTCTTGGACAGCTGTCGGGCCAATACATTGCTTGCCGAGTTAGATGACGAGGAGGACTTGCCAGAGCcagatgacgatgatgatgagaATGAGGATGACAATCAGGAGGAACAGGAGTATGAGGAAGTTCTGGTACGGTCCAGGGTCAACCTTGGTTACCACGTTCATATTCATAGG GAGGAAGAGGAGTATGAAACCAAAGGAGGTCGGCGCAGGACGTGGGACGACGACTTTGTGCTGAAAAGGCAGTTTTCTGCTTTAGTACCTGCATTTGATCCTAGACCAGGCCGGACTAACGTCCAGCAAACTACTGACCTGGAAATCCCTCAACCAG GTACACCTCGCTCAGAGGTGCAGGAGGAGGTGGAGTGCACGCCTTCACCCCATCTGGCTCTCATCCTGAAGGTAGCAGGTCTAGGGACAACACGAGAAGTAGAACTACCTCTCAACAACTACAAGTCCACCATTTTCTATTATGTCCAAAAGCTTCTCCAGCTCTCATGCAATGGTGCTATTAAACCCGACAAGCTTAGACGCATCTGGGAACCTACATATAC gaTAATGTACAGGGAGTTGAAGGACtctgacaaagagagagagaatggaaagATG GGTTGCTGGTCTGTAGAGCATGTGGAACAGTACCTTGGCACAGATGAATTACCAAAGAATGACTTGATAACCTACATGCAGAAGAATGCAGACTCAACTTTCCTGCGCCACTGGAAATTAACCGGCTCTAATAAAAGTGTtaggaaaaacagaaattgttcgCAGCTCATAGCTGCATACAAG GACTTTTGTGAGCGTGGCTGCAGATCTTCAGGCCTGAGTTCAGGGACGTTGTCCGCCACGCAGAGCTGTGACATCCTGAGTGCTGCACGCGAGCAAGCTCAGGCCAAGGCGGGCTCAGGACAGAGCGCCTGCAGCGTAGAGGACGTACTGCAGCTCTTGCGCATCCTCTTTACCATTGGAGGAGAACCCTCATCCGGCCGCACGCTACAGGAAG ATGTGGAAGAGCTGCAGTTCAATGCATCACCTGAGGAATTCACCAGCAAAAAAATTACAACCAAAATCCTGCAGCAGATTGAG GAGCCACTGGCCCTGGCTAGCGGGGCTCTCCCAGACTGGTGTGAACAGTTAACCAGCAAGTGTCCTTTCCTCATACCATTTGAAACCCGGCAGCTTTATTTTACCTGCACTGCATTTGGAGCCTCCAG GGCTATTGTCTGGCTCCAGAACCGAAGAGAAGCCACTATGGAACGTTCCCGACCACCCACAACGGTTCGCCGTGATGATCCTGGCGAGTTCCGTGTAGGTCGGCTCAAGCACGAGCGTGTCAAGGTGCCTCGAGGAGAGAGTATGATGGAGTGGGCTGAGAGTGTGATGCAAATACATGCTGACAGAAAGTCTGTACTGGAG GTGGAGTTCCAGGGGGAGGAGGGCACTGGTCTTGGACCCACCCTGGAGTTCTATGCTCTTGTGGCTGCAGAGTTCCAGAGGACTTCCCTTGGTATCTGGCTCTGTGACGACGACTTCCCAGATGATGAGTCGCGTCAA GTGGATCTGGGCGGTGGCTTGAAACCACCAGGCTATTATGTGCAACGTTCCTGTGGCCTTTTCCCTGCTCCCTTCCCTCAGGACAGTGATGAACTGGAGCGTATCACCAAGCTTTTCCTGTTTCTTGGCATCTTTCTGGCCAAATGCATCCAGGACAACCGGCTCGTGGATCTGCCCATATCCCAGCCTTTCTTCAAACTGCTCTGTATGGGCGACATCAAAAGCAACATGAGTAAGCTGCTTCATCAAACTCGTGTCGAGTCGGACTGCCACTTCTCTGAAATCCAGTCCGAAGCTTCCACCGAGGAGGGTCAGGACACTTACTCAGTGGGTAGCTTTGATGAAGACTCCAAGTCTGAGTTTATCCTTGACCCACCCAAGCCCAAGCCACCAGCTTGGTATCACGGCATCTTGACCTGGGAGGACTTTGAACTGGTAAATCCTCACAGAGCACAGTTCCTGAAAGAGCTGAAGGCACTGTCTGTGAAGCGCAGACAGATCCTGGGCAATAAGAGTCTGTCAGAGGATGAGAAGAACACGCGGCTACAGGATCTCATGCTGAAGAACCCTATGGGCTCTGGCCCACCACTCAGTGTAGAAGATTTAGG attaaatttcCAGTTCTGTCCATCATCCAAAGTACATGGTTTTTCATCAGTAGACTTGAAGCCCAATGGAGAGGATGAG ATGGTCACCATGGAAAACGCAGAGGAGTACGTAGAGCTCATGTTTGACTTCTGCATGCACACAGGAATCCAGAAGCAAATGGAAGCCTTTAGAG AGGGCTTTAACAGGGTGTTTCCTATGGAGAAGCTCAGCTCATTTAGTCATAAAGAGGTGCAGATGATCTTGTGTGGCAACCAGTCTCCATCCTGGACCGCTGAAGACATAGTTAACTACACAGAGCCTAAACTTGGCTACACACGGGACAG TCCTGGTTTCGTGCGCTTTGTGCGAGTGCTGTGTGGAATGTCATCGGATGAGAGGAAAGCCTTCCTCCAATTCACCACAGGCTGCTCGACCCTGCCCCCTGGTGGACTGGCCAACCTCCATCCGCGTCTCACAGTAGTCCGCAAG GTTGATGCAACAGATTCCAGCTACCCTTCAGTTAACACGTGTGTGCACTACTTGAAGTTGCCGGAATATTCCTCCGAAGAGATCATGAGAGATCGCCTCCTCGCTGCCACCATGGAGAAGGGCTTCCACCTCAACTGA